One stretch of Acidobacteriota bacterium DNA includes these proteins:
- a CDS encoding sugar nucleotide-binding protein translates to DDQVGGPTYTVYLARALADLAATDAAGIVHYQNQPPVSWFGFTREIVRLWNPEVEVVPVTSNEFPRPAPRPAYSVLDISRFEQLLGRPAESWSAGLAEYLATLRARSN, encoded by the coding sequence GGACGATCAGGTGGGTGGCCCCACCTACACCGTCTATCTGGCCCGCGCCCTGGCGGATCTGGCGGCCACCGACGCCGCCGGCATCGTGCACTATCAGAATCAGCCGCCGGTTTCGTGGTTCGGCTTCACCCGGGAGATCGTCCGTCTGTGGAATCCGGAAGTGGAGGTGGTGCCCGTGACCAGCAACGAATTTCCCCGCCCGGCGCCCCGTCCGGCGTACTCCGTGCTCGACATCAGCCGCTTTGAACAGCTGCTGGGGCGGCCGGCGGAGTCCTGGAGTGCCGGTTTGGCCGAATACCTCGCGACCCTGCGGGCAAGGAGCAATTGA